Proteins encoded in a region of the Paenibacillus sp. E222 genome:
- a CDS encoding CPBP family intramembrane glutamic endopeptidase, with protein sequence MTDTTAKEQYKILLRASLTLTSFLFIGLVFIWIFKRGDMLPFIADLFIPNEISILSAVLIGLISSLVITTIVLVAFIKTRTELPKTEGSDLIKKIMIQPSGIALSAIGGGVFEEFFFRGVLIGLCIGYSIIVDWLVILISTFLFWVIHVPQYKGATGILTGVFVNGLIFALLFYFTGSLIPSMLAHGIYNTCIGMILAKKYKK encoded by the coding sequence ATGACTGACACCACGGCAAAGGAACAGTACAAAATACTGTTGAGAGCATCACTAACGCTAACATCATTTCTTTTTATCGGATTGGTTTTTATTTGGATATTCAAACGGGGAGATATGTTACCATTTATAGCTGACCTATTTATACCAAACGAGATTAGTATTTTATCCGCAGTACTCATTGGTCTTATTTCTAGTTTGGTTATAACAACTATTGTTCTAGTTGCATTCATCAAAACCAGAACAGAACTCCCCAAAACCGAGGGATCAGATCTGATCAAAAAAATAATGATCCAACCAAGTGGTATAGCTTTATCTGCAATAGGTGGTGGGGTGTTTGAAGAATTCTTTTTTAGAGGTGTCCTGATCGGATTATGTATTGGATACTCTATAATTGTGGATTGGCTCGTTATCCTAATAAGCACTTTTCTATTTTGGGTAATACATGTTCCCCAATATAAAGGAGCCACTGGTATCCTCACAGGTGTATTTGTAAATGGTTTGATTTTTGCACTACTCTTTTATTTTACCGGCTCGTTAATCCCGTCAATGCTTGCCCATGGGATTTATAATACCTGTATTGGAATGATTCTGGCGAAAAAATACAAGAAATGA
- a CDS encoding cysteine hydrolase family protein has translation MTYTPALLIIDIQIGSFMDPLFIHNSEKLLDNIKQLITWAHISKIPVILTQHNGKLGTLTSKNSSGWSLHPALPLIAQDVKIEKNFPDSFQDTTLESHLTHLGVNQLVVAGIQTEICVDATCRRAFSLGYDVILAKDAHSTADSSVLIADQIITHHNILLQNWFVSLSDTQDIIMSVSR, from the coding sequence ATGACCTACACGCCAGCTTTATTGATCATAGATATACAGATCGGATCATTTATGGATCCTCTCTTTATACATAACAGTGAAAAATTATTAGATAATATCAAACAACTTATTACGTGGGCCCACATAAGTAAGATTCCAGTCATACTTACGCAGCATAATGGGAAATTAGGGACGCTTACCTCAAAAAATTCCTCAGGGTGGAGTCTTCATCCCGCCTTACCCTTGATCGCTCAAGATGTGAAAATTGAAAAGAACTTTCCAGATTCATTTCAAGATACCACCCTTGAATCCCATTTAACTCATCTAGGGGTTAATCAACTGGTTGTCGCGGGAATTCAGACTGAGATATGTGTTGATGCGACATGTCGTAGAGCATTTAGCTTGGGATATGACGTTATTTTAGCAAAAGATGCTCACAGTACCGCGGACTCTTCCGTTTTAATTGCAGATCAAATCATTACACATCATAATATTCTTCTACAAAACTGGTTTGTTTCTTTAAGCGATACCCAGGATATCATAATGTCGGTTTCAAGATAA
- a CDS encoding stalk domain-containing protein, which translates to MNMKKKLSIFTALAVLQAFAVGSVNAQSAPQDDTSSVNTAKVESVEVLKQEQPIAEREVKTGSSNASAITPSSEGKKTENPTDTEATRTTDIEKPAIDGGETTTNETSTKPVTQEGTPEDAETPATPAQIEQPSIDGNSAVAAGGNLTLYMNSNKMEQDGKTYLAGQPMTVKNGVSYVAIRALVDRVGYGVKYDNKTKETIIISGDNELRFKTNSTVYTVNGESRTMKGPAYQQKNTFMVPLTSITQALNITYKVNQSAKTVVLNLNTKPVASFVITQKEIFAGDKVDYVTSSSSPNGLDILDERWTGRQDSFDQAGTYTISYQVQDSNGQWSDPYSMTIQVLSPNLPPVAMFTTDKEQYKMGEKITYIDQSTDDENSIDKTVWENNSLAFFEPGPKTVTLTVTDNHGATNTYSKVITITNETLYSFSDFNLLFTPVGQKFTFNGGEVTSMEKVSYTYTDEPSLLIRSNSPETVNTEGIVYKESSSGQTRFMIHHVNNTGKRVKMYVIATNNNLNPAVFEQQNMGFAGPTPYATVAGKLSIDKWFKSIQTRADQKKEVIQPGESKLILTELNKTPIKEGQVISLYSDAYSDYTLDYNVILVEENKDPFETLPMLPVLDRDGVHNRGTYPNATRIITYDQLVGAEPARLPLGDNASDPNLVGTDPMAYTDASNAGNFGVLYKITLNNVAPRTLISFNPRGGKYSGVALVNNQVVSIADGNVAVSNSSEQSVLYRTGAYGESVTILFSAAPGSNLPVNLLFTPLPSEK; encoded by the coding sequence ATGAATATGAAAAAGAAATTATCCATTTTTACCGCTTTAGCCGTTTTACAAGCATTTGCAGTCGGTTCAGTGAATGCGCAGTCAGCACCGCAGGATGACACATCGTCAGTAAATACGGCCAAAGTAGAATCGGTTGAGGTATTAAAGCAGGAGCAGCCGATTGCTGAGCGTGAAGTAAAGACAGGGAGCAGTAATGCATCTGCCATTACACCGTCTTCTGAAGGGAAGAAAACTGAAAATCCAACAGACACTGAGGCAACACGTACAACAGATATCGAGAAACCCGCTATAGATGGGGGAGAGACGACTACAAACGAAACAAGCACGAAACCTGTAACTCAAGAGGGAACTCCTGAGGATGCTGAAACGCCAGCTACGCCTGCTCAAATAGAGCAGCCATCCATTGATGGAAATTCTGCTGTAGCAGCAGGCGGCAATCTGACGTTGTACATGAATAGTAACAAGATGGAGCAGGATGGGAAAACGTATCTGGCTGGCCAGCCAATGACTGTAAAAAACGGCGTATCCTATGTTGCGATCCGTGCACTGGTGGACCGTGTGGGATACGGGGTCAAATACGATAACAAGACCAAAGAAACGATCATCATTAGTGGTGATAATGAGCTCCGATTCAAAACCAACAGCACGGTCTATACCGTAAATGGAGAGTCCAGAACGATGAAAGGCCCTGCTTATCAGCAAAAAAATACGTTCATGGTGCCGTTAACTTCCATTACTCAAGCTCTGAACATCACCTATAAAGTGAATCAGTCGGCTAAAACGGTTGTGCTGAATCTCAATACTAAACCCGTTGCAAGCTTTGTGATTACACAAAAGGAAATTTTTGCTGGCGATAAGGTGGACTATGTGACTTCTTCCAGTTCTCCAAATGGCTTGGATATCCTAGACGAACGCTGGACAGGTCGTCAGGATTCGTTTGATCAAGCGGGTACATATACGATTTCATATCAAGTACAGGATTCAAACGGCCAATGGAGCGATCCCTATTCGATGACGATTCAAGTTTTGAGTCCTAATCTTCCTCCTGTAGCCATGTTCACCACAGACAAGGAACAGTATAAAATGGGTGAGAAAATAACATACATCGACCAAAGTACAGATGATGAAAACAGTATTGATAAAACGGTATGGGAGAATAATTCGCTGGCTTTCTTTGAACCCGGTCCAAAAACGGTGACACTCACCGTTACTGACAATCACGGCGCGACGAACACGTACTCCAAAGTTATAACTATAACCAATGAGACATTATATTCATTTTCCGATTTCAATTTACTCTTCACGCCGGTAGGACAGAAATTTACCTTTAACGGTGGCGAAGTAACTTCCATGGAAAAAGTGTCTTATACGTACACGGATGAGCCAAGTTTGTTGATCCGCAGCAACAGTCCGGAAACGGTTAATACGGAAGGAATCGTGTATAAAGAATCATCTTCAGGGCAGACCCGTTTCATGATTCACCACGTGAACAATACGGGAAAAAGAGTGAAGATGTATGTAATTGCAACAAATAACAACCTAAATCCGGCAGTATTCGAACAACAAAATATGGGCTTTGCTGGGCCTACACCGTATGCTACCGTAGCTGGGAAATTGTCGATTGATAAATGGTTCAAGTCAATTCAGACCCGGGCGGATCAAAAGAAAGAAGTTATTCAACCTGGAGAAAGCAAACTGATTTTGACCGAACTAAATAAAACTCCAATCAAAGAAGGACAAGTGATCTCACTCTATTCGGATGCTTATAGTGATTATACCCTTGACTATAACGTTATCCTGGTCGAAGAAAATAAAGATCCGTTCGAGACTTTACCAATGCTGCCTGTGCTTGATCGTGACGGTGTGCACAACCGTGGAACGTATCCGAATGCGACTCGTATCATTACGTATGATCAGCTAGTGGGAGCCGAACCTGCTCGTCTGCCACTGGGTGATAACGCAAGCGATCCCAATCTGGTTGGAACAGATCCAATGGCTTACACAGACGCATCCAACGCGGGTAATTTTGGCGTATTGTACAAAATCACGCTGAATAATGTGGCTCCGCGTACGTTAATCTCATTTAACCCTCGTGGAGGGAAGTACTCAGGAGTGGCTCTAGTAAACAATCAGGTTGTATCCATTGCCGATGGTAACGTTGCTGTTAGCAATTCAAGTGAACAAAGCGTTCTTTACCGCACAGGGGCATATGGAGAGAGCGTAACGATTCTTTTCTCTGCCGCGCCAGGAAGCAACCTGCCGGTTAATCTACTCTTTACACCGCTCCCATCGGAGAAGTGA
- a CDS encoding DEAD/DEAH box helicase, whose product MNVVVKLIREFKERDTRRLLKDYRDKVELIRKRSLEAWDNQRLQAESLRLQNEAKSGTSLDELLVDAYALVCEAAKRTLRLQPYDVQIMAAIALHERFLIEQHTGEGKTLSAVMPAYLNALTGKGVHVLTFNDYLANRDAEWMGPIYRFLGLTVSSVQAGMSLLEKREAYAKDITYVTAKEAGFDYLRDTIAFNEADTVHRPFHYVIVDEADSLLLDEARVPLVISGDSSASKNDGILFAEVARQLQPAEHYDFDEFKRNVYLNDAGAAKAELLLGCGNLYDSHNSHLLTSLNCALHVESLLKKDVDYIVRHGEIELIEEHTGRVAENRYLPDGLQAALVAKEGLQWKAGGRILGTITIQHFISLYSGICGMTATAHASAMEFEDIYALQVVQIPPNQPNIRIDHKHRIYTHKEAKYKALVQEISSVHRVGRPILIGTSSVEESDMLAEALAVAGVPCQVLNAKNDAKEAEIIAKAGEIGAVTVSTNMAGRGVDIRLGGGNPAQAEVVAKLGGLYVIGTHVNESMRIDNQLRGRSGRQGDPGASVFYISLEDELMLRFGIHRLFRAPRQDEVLDDPALRSKIEHIQRVIIGQNFDIQRELNCYSDMVEDQRRILYEERLGILKGERPMSSSEQRVRLFYIDELWADHLAYVSYIRESIHLQSITSRNPIDEFHTQITQAFEQIPAKIDHESANMLRKLGGSNDPAKWEEFGLKSPISTRTYMINDQYSQDKRSSWTGTTVFAFWGSKILKLLLRPVYRMSK is encoded by the coding sequence ATGAATGTAGTCGTCAAGTTGATACGTGAATTCAAAGAGCGCGATACCCGGCGTTTGTTGAAAGATTATCGAGACAAAGTGGAGCTTATCAGGAAACGGAGTTTGGAAGCTTGGGACAATCAGCGGCTGCAAGCGGAATCCCTTCGGCTGCAAAATGAGGCAAAATCAGGCACGTCTTTGGATGAGCTGCTTGTTGATGCTTATGCGCTAGTCTGCGAGGCTGCGAAGAGAACACTCAGATTACAGCCTTACGATGTCCAGATTATGGCTGCTATCGCTTTGCACGAGAGATTTTTGATCGAACAGCATACCGGTGAAGGAAAAACACTCTCTGCTGTTATGCCTGCTTATCTAAACGCATTGACCGGCAAAGGCGTTCATGTGCTCACATTTAACGACTACTTGGCAAATCGAGATGCAGAGTGGATGGGCCCAATCTACCGCTTCCTTGGGTTAACGGTAAGCTCGGTTCAAGCGGGCATGAGTTTGCTCGAAAAACGGGAAGCTTACGCCAAGGATATAACCTATGTTACGGCTAAAGAAGCAGGGTTTGATTATTTGCGCGACACAATCGCATTCAATGAAGCTGATACCGTACACCGTCCTTTCCACTACGTCATCGTCGACGAAGCGGATTCACTGCTTCTTGATGAAGCGCGGGTGCCGCTAGTCATTAGTGGCGATTCGAGTGCTTCCAAGAATGACGGCATTCTTTTCGCAGAAGTGGCCCGGCAGCTGCAGCCAGCAGAGCATTACGATTTTGACGAGTTCAAGCGGAACGTTTACTTGAATGATGCGGGTGCTGCAAAAGCGGAGTTGCTGCTGGGATGCGGTAATTTGTACGATAGCCATAATAGTCATTTGTTAACGTCATTGAATTGTGCGCTGCATGTGGAATCGTTATTAAAAAAAGACGTCGATTACATCGTCCGGCACGGTGAAATTGAGCTAATCGAAGAACATACCGGCCGTGTGGCCGAGAACAGGTATTTGCCGGACGGGCTTCAAGCTGCACTGGTGGCGAAAGAAGGGTTGCAGTGGAAGGCTGGTGGTAGAATCCTCGGTACGATCACCATTCAACACTTCATTAGCCTGTATTCGGGAATTTGCGGAATGACGGCTACGGCGCACGCTTCAGCAATGGAATTCGAGGATATCTATGCACTGCAGGTCGTGCAAATTCCGCCGAACCAGCCAAACATACGGATCGACCACAAACATCGGATTTACACCCATAAAGAAGCCAAATATAAGGCGCTTGTACAAGAAATATCTTCCGTCCATAGGGTGGGACGCCCCATTCTTATTGGTACGTCAAGCGTCGAGGAATCTGACATGCTGGCGGAGGCACTTGCGGTTGCCGGAGTACCTTGCCAGGTTCTGAATGCAAAAAACGATGCAAAAGAAGCCGAAATCATCGCTAAAGCGGGAGAAATCGGGGCCGTAACGGTATCTACGAATATGGCAGGGCGCGGCGTCGACATTCGTCTCGGCGGCGGTAATCCTGCTCAGGCAGAAGTGGTTGCCAAGCTGGGCGGATTATACGTAATAGGTACACATGTGAACGAAAGCATGCGAATTGATAACCAGCTGCGCGGGCGTTCCGGCCGCCAAGGCGACCCGGGAGCTTCCGTATTTTATATAAGCCTGGAAGACGAGTTGATGCTTCGCTTTGGCATTCATAGACTGTTTCGCGCTCCCAGGCAGGACGAGGTTCTTGATGATCCGGCGCTCCGCAGCAAAATCGAGCATATTCAGCGCGTTATTATAGGTCAAAACTTCGATATTCAGCGGGAATTGAACTGTTATTCGGATATGGTGGAGGATCAGAGGCGAATTCTATACGAGGAGCGGCTCGGAATTTTGAAAGGCGAGAGACCGATGAGCTCATCGGAGCAGCGGGTACGGCTTTTTTATATCGACGAGTTATGGGCTGACCATCTGGCATACGTTTCTTACATTCGCGAAAGCATCCATCTCCAGAGCATTACCAGTCGCAACCCGATCGACGAGTTTCATACGCAAATCACCCAAGCATTCGAGCAAATTCCGGCTAAAATAGATCATGAGTCGGCGAATATGCTTAGAAAACTTGGAGGTTCGAATGATCCGGCGAAATGGGAAGAGTTCGGTCTGAAGAGTCCTATTTCGACTCGAACCTATATGATCAACGATCAATACAGCCAAGATAAGCGCAGCTCATGGACCGGAACGACGGTATTTGCTTTTTGGGGCAGTAAGATTTTGAAACTGTTACTGAGGCCAGTATATAGGATGTCAAAATAG
- a CDS encoding class I SAM-dependent methyltransferase gives MNNRERFTSRVDSYLKYRPSYPKEAIDHLYEVVGLRASSNIADIGSGTGIISKLLLERGSYVIAVEPNQAMREAAEQMLESNPQFQSIEGSAESTGLPDQSVDFIVCAQAFHWFDRSATQIEFRRILRPGGRVILIWNSRLTNGTPFREEYNHLLHTYGTDYEKVNHKNISQTMLLSFFKEGSMHEMRVRMSQQFDFEGLKGRLLSSSYSPAPGHANYDPMMKELRNLFNRNNQDGIVEFDYETEIFWGEV, from the coding sequence ATGAACAATAGAGAACGGTTTACGAGCCGGGTCGATTCGTATTTAAAATACCGCCCGAGTTACCCAAAAGAGGCTATTGACCATTTGTATGAGGTCGTCGGTTTACGTGCGAGCAGTAATATAGCAGACATCGGTTCAGGTACTGGCATCATCTCAAAGTTGCTTCTGGAACGCGGAAGCTATGTAATCGCGGTCGAGCCAAATCAGGCAATGCGTGAGGCCGCCGAGCAAATGTTAGAAAGTAATCCGCAATTCCAGAGTATAGAAGGTTCCGCAGAATCTACTGGATTACCTGATCAGTCGGTTGATTTTATTGTCTGCGCTCAGGCATTTCACTGGTTCGATCGCTCTGCAACCCAAATCGAGTTTCGCAGAATTCTAAGGCCAGGTGGGAGAGTAATACTCATCTGGAACTCACGTCTTACAAACGGTACTCCGTTTCGTGAAGAGTACAATCATCTGCTTCATACTTACGGAACCGACTACGAAAAAGTCAATCATAAAAATATTTCTCAGACGATGCTGCTCTCTTTTTTCAAGGAAGGTTCAATGCATGAAATGCGAGTCAGAATGAGTCAGCAGTTCGATTTTGAGGGCTTGAAAGGCCGGTTGCTGTCCTCTTCCTACAGCCCTGCACCCGGGCATGCAAATTATGATCCCATGATGAAAGAACTGCGGAATCTATTCAATAGGAATAATCAAGATGGTATTGTTGAATTCGATTATGAGACTGAGATTTTTTGGGGAGAAGTATAG
- a CDS encoding alpha-N-arabinofuranosidase, giving the protein MLIDKDFQVAEVDPRLYGSFVEHLGRAVYGGIYDPGHPTANEQGFRQDAIEAIKALNVPIIRYPGGNFVSGYNWEDGVGPVAERKRRLELAWWTIETNAVGTNEFADWAKLVGTEVMMAVNLGTRGIDAARNLVEYCNHPSGTYWSDLRISHGYKEPHKFKTWCLGNEMDGPWQIGAMTAHEYGRIANETAKAMKWVDPNIELVACGSSSRGMSTFAEWEATVLDLSYENVDYLSLHAYYNNNNDNTYNFLATSLDLDQFIDSVASICDYVQAKKRSKKKLMLSLDEWNVWKSIGTSRAEERWQIAPPEFEDVYTHEDALAVGCYVITLLKHADRVKMACLAQLINVIAPIMTENNGAIWFQTTYFPFMHASNFGRGTVLQSVVSSPKYDSKDFTDVPYLEAISVHDEENGMITIFAVNRHLEEQMELQVDLRSFGETTFIEHIVLENDDLKAINTKANPHNVVPHNGGHTKVDQGNVQAVLNKASWNVIRLKTKQA; this is encoded by the coding sequence ATGCTTATTGATAAAGATTTTCAGGTAGCCGAAGTCGATCCACGTCTGTATGGCTCCTTCGTTGAACATTTGGGACGTGCTGTCTATGGCGGTATTTATGACCCTGGTCATCCCACGGCGAATGAACAAGGTTTCCGCCAAGACGCTATCGAAGCCATCAAAGCGCTGAATGTGCCCATTATCCGTTATCCAGGTGGAAATTTCGTATCCGGTTACAATTGGGAAGATGGTGTTGGACCGGTAGCAGAGCGGAAACGCAGACTTGAGCTGGCCTGGTGGACCATTGAAACCAATGCGGTTGGCACCAACGAATTCGCGGATTGGGCCAAGCTGGTCGGAACCGAGGTCATGATGGCGGTCAATCTCGGTACCCGAGGCATTGATGCCGCAAGAAACCTGGTGGAATACTGCAACCATCCTTCGGGCACCTATTGGAGTGATTTGCGAATTTCCCATGGGTATAAAGAGCCTCACAAATTCAAAACGTGGTGCCTTGGTAACGAAATGGACGGGCCTTGGCAAATTGGTGCAATGACCGCGCATGAATACGGCCGCATTGCGAATGAAACGGCGAAGGCGATGAAATGGGTTGATCCGAATATTGAACTTGTAGCGTGCGGCAGTTCCAGCCGGGGCATGAGCACGTTTGCAGAGTGGGAAGCGACTGTTCTCGACCTGTCCTATGAAAATGTGGATTACTTGTCCTTGCATGCTTACTACAACAATAACAATGACAACACATATAATTTCCTGGCTACATCGCTGGATCTGGACCAATTCATTGACAGTGTGGCATCGATCTGTGACTATGTGCAAGCCAAGAAACGCAGCAAAAAGAAATTGATGCTGTCCCTTGACGAATGGAATGTCTGGAAGTCCATTGGCACAAGCCGAGCTGAAGAGCGCTGGCAGATTGCACCGCCTGAATTCGAAGATGTATACACACATGAAGATGCCCTGGCGGTAGGCTGTTACGTGATTACACTCCTCAAACATGCAGACCGTGTGAAGATGGCCTGCCTTGCACAGTTAATCAATGTCATTGCGCCAATCATGACAGAGAACAACGGAGCGATCTGGTTCCAGACGACCTATTTCCCGTTCATGCATGCATCCAACTTCGGTCGCGGTACTGTGCTTCAGTCTGTCGTATCTTCGCCGAAGTATGATTCCAAAGACTTTACGGACGTACCTTACCTTGAAGCGATCAGCGTGCATGATGAAGAAAACGGCATGATCACCATCTTTGCGGTGAACAGACATCTGGAAGAACAGATGGAGCTTCAAGTGGATCTTCGTTCTTTCGGGGAAACTACATTCATTGAGCATATCGTGCTGGAGAACGACGATCTAAAGGCCATCAATACCAAAGCGAACCCGCATAACGTTGTTCCGCACAACGGAGGACATACCAAGGTTGATCAGGGTAACGTACAAGCTGTGCTGAACAAAGCGTCGTGGAACGTTATTCGTCTGAAAACGAAGCAGGCATAA
- a CDS encoding transcriptional regulator — protein sequence MMLGTDASSLVIYEALASEARLNIVRLLLLNREMHINALSKELYLSKAIVSTHVSKLQKAGIVGSRMKRENGGTYKYCFIQQEFMLINLSPEPLDVPYHEVSIPVGQYTDYEAWPTCGIATTTQMIGQYDTPACFMDPDRVNAGILWLARGFLEYKIPNYLYKDQVLREIEISLELGSEAPQVNENWPSDIRFVLNGHHLGTWTSPGDFGDRKGKLTPQWWHSDVNQYGVLKVLRINAEGTFIDGQRISDVRIHDLDLQAATYWTIQLSPEEGVPGRGGLTLFGKGFGNYDQDILIRYYYEGALL from the coding sequence ATGATGCTTGGCACAGATGCATCTTCGCTAGTCATTTATGAGGCGCTGGCAAGCGAAGCGCGGTTAAATATTGTTCGGTTATTGCTGTTGAACAGAGAAATGCACATTAATGCGCTCTCCAAGGAGCTTTATTTGAGTAAAGCCATCGTAAGTACCCATGTGAGCAAGCTGCAAAAGGCCGGAATTGTAGGCAGCCGAATGAAGCGGGAGAACGGTGGCACATATAAATATTGTTTTATTCAGCAAGAGTTCATGCTCATCAATCTGTCACCCGAACCGCTCGATGTCCCATACCATGAGGTATCCATTCCGGTTGGACAATATACGGATTACGAAGCGTGGCCGACATGCGGGATTGCAACGACGACCCAAATGATTGGACAATATGACACACCCGCATGCTTCATGGACCCGGACCGGGTGAATGCAGGCATACTCTGGTTGGCACGAGGTTTTCTCGAATATAAGATACCTAATTATCTGTACAAAGATCAGGTACTGCGTGAAATTGAAATTTCACTGGAGCTTGGATCGGAGGCTCCGCAAGTCAATGAGAACTGGCCTTCGGACATCCGTTTTGTCCTTAATGGCCATCACCTCGGAACGTGGACAAGCCCTGGTGATTTTGGCGACCGCAAGGGTAAACTGACACCGCAATGGTGGCATTCCGACGTGAACCAGTACGGCGTACTGAAAGTGCTTCGTATCAATGCAGAAGGTACCTTTATCGACGGTCAGCGCATCTCGGATGTCCGCATTCACGATCTGGATCTCCAAGCCGCAACGTATTGGACCATTCAATTAAGTCCTGAAGAAGGGGTACCCGGCCGGGGTGGACTTACGCTGTTTGGAAAGGGATTCGGGAACTACGACCAGGACATTTTGATTCGGTACTATTACGAGGGTGCTCTGTTATAA
- a CDS encoding glycoside hydrolase family 16 protein, with protein MKRKTWWTLTISGVVSLFLSVSAFAGYVFWEPLTYHNPSTWQKADGYSNGSMFNCTWRANNANFTSDGKLRLSLTSPSNNKFDCGEYRSTNSQGYGLYEVSMKPAKNTGIVSSFFTYTGPAHGTQWDEIDIEFLGKDTTKVQFNYYTNGVGNHEKIVNLGFDASQGFHTYAFDWQPGHIKWYVDGVLKHTATTNIPTTPGKIMMNLWNGTGVDSWLGSYNGANPLYAEYDWVKYTSN; from the coding sequence ATGAAAAGGAAGACATGGTGGACGTTAACGATTTCGGGAGTGGTTTCATTATTTCTTTCGGTAAGCGCTTTCGCAGGGTATGTATTTTGGGAGCCGCTAACGTACCACAACCCGAGCACCTGGCAAAAGGCGGATGGTTATTCCAACGGTTCAATGTTTAATTGCACCTGGCGAGCGAACAATGCAAACTTTACGAGTGATGGTAAGCTGAGACTGAGCTTGACCAGCCCGTCCAACAACAAATTTGATTGTGGTGAATATCGATCAACCAATTCTCAAGGATATGGTCTGTATGAGGTAAGTATGAAACCTGCCAAAAACACAGGCATTGTCTCTTCATTTTTCACGTATACCGGACCTGCTCACGGAACGCAATGGGATGAGATTGATATTGAATTCTTGGGAAAAGACACTACCAAAGTACAGTTCAATTATTACACCAATGGTGTCGGCAATCATGAGAAGATCGTTAATTTGGGATTTGATGCATCTCAGGGCTTCCACACCTACGCGTTTGATTGGCAACCAGGCCATATCAAGTGGTACGTGGATGGCGTTCTGAAACATACGGCCACAACGAACATTCCAACGACGCCTGGTAAAATTATGATGAATCTGTGGAACGGAACGGGCGTGGACAGCTGGCTGGGGTCTTACAACGGAGCTAACCCGCTGTATGCTGAATATGACTGGGTGAAATATACAAGTAATTAG